From Hyla sarda isolate aHylSar1 chromosome 5, aHylSar1.hap1, whole genome shotgun sequence, a single genomic window includes:
- the DHX30 gene encoding ATP-dependent RNA helicase DHX30 isoform X3 translates to MGNLKERRDQWESLEAAPVSSRTRSQIHSVETRILPVESAIDDPEAIQAMRVFSNPKHLLTTVIQAAVSSNSKDYVRYQRMGGRVKTCRLTLQWPEPMIFIAKGHRWIEAERRAAALACQRLKDLGLLDTQNRPLSNVMYNKSSVQKFQEQQRQAKRFQVPDHLLQRIEHYLYEFPLEPSTGSRFDEDYNYSYNDSPYMDFSNMSSSFSDPITGRPYAPLSESEAFHISRSLEERWDRSVALQDLPADHHREDILSAIVNNQVVVIAGDTGCGKTTRIPRYILEDAILRGAGAHCNMLITQPRRISAVSVAHRVGQELGPSLRRNVGYQVRLESDLPPREGALLFCTVGVLLKKLQSNPELRGVSHVVVDEVHERDVNTDFLLILLKQVLDVNPDIKIILMSATGDNERISRYFEDCPIVRVPGFMYPVKEHFLEDILPMLGRTFSQNSQAREECVPDLDLISEVILHIDECGPPGGILCFLPGWQEIRSIQEILQEHLSYRNGRYLILPVHSNIPLSNQQAIFERSPPGVRKIVLATNIAETSVTIDDIVHVVDTGMHKEQRYDLRTKVSCLETTWVSKSNVTQRRGRAGRCQPGFSFHLFTREQHQAMPTFQVAEILRTPLENLVVQAKIHTPEMTAVEFLSQALESPDRCAIMDAVQLLQEIKVLDHNEELTLLGQRVSSISTDPSLAKAIVLASIFRCLHPMMVIVACLTKEPFQGGVMNRSEVNQVKQRFNGQSCSDHLVYARVYHAWKEVLGMGNGANRDDFMEDNMLSRSALRFIQGLVNQFSSNVEEASLVHKANECVDRFALCNQLSDEDELVKGVLLAGLYPKLIQVRRGNVIRGKFRPNNICYKTKSGLVLLHKSTVNRDVKNFGMPWLTYFQAVKSSGAVFVRDSSMVHPLAVLLLTDSPATVRENGEQMVVSLSDSDLLKLESDPRTITLLSDLRHALKRMVERNLQDQLPSLSEQEEAQYTQLLQILVALLNSTAHCFASPAEAEE, encoded by the exons ATGGGTAATCTAAAGGAGAGAAGAGATCAGTGGGAGAGTCTGGAAGCGGCACCGGTCTCCTCACGGACACGGAGCCAGATCCACAGCGTAGAGACCAG GATCCTCCCTGTGGAATCGGCCATTGACGATCCTGAAGCTATCCAGGCGATGCGTGTATTCTCCAATCCCAAACATCTGCTCACCACCGTCATCCAAGCGGCCGTCTCCTCCAACAGTAAG GATTACGTACGTTACCAGCGCATGGGAGGAAGAGTGAAGACGTGTCGGCTGACCCTGCAGTGGCCCGAACCTATGATCTTCATTGCCAAGGGTCATCGCTGGATTGAAGCAGAGAGAAGGGCTGCGGCCCTCGCCTGTCAGAGGCTGAAG GATCTCGGACTCCTGGACACTCAGAACCGGCCCCTTAGTAACGTCATGTACAACAAATCATCAGTGCAGAAATTTCAGGAACAGCAAAGACAAGCAAAGAGGTTCCAGGTCCCCGATCATCTGCTGCAGAGGATAGAGCATTATCTGTACGAG TTTCCCTTAGAGCCGAGCACCGGATCCCGTTTCGATGAGGATTACAATTACTCTTACAATGATTCCCCGTACATGGATTTCTCCAATATGTCCTCTTCTTTCTCTGACCCGATCACGGGCCGGCCGTACGCCCCGCTGTCTGAGTCTGAGGCGTTCCACATCAGCCGATCCCTGGAGGAAAGATGGGACCGCAGCGTGGCCTTACAGGATCTGCCCGCCGACCACCATCGTGAGGACATCCTGTCCGCCATTGTGAACAATCAAGTGGTGGTGATCGCTGGAGACACGGGATGTGGCAAGACCACGCGCATCCCTCGCTACATCCTGGAGGACGCCATCCTGAGGGGCGCCGGCGCCCACTGTAACATGTTAATCACCCAGCCCCGCAGGATCAGCGCCGTGTCCGTGGCTCACCGCGTGGGCCAGGAATTGGGGCCAAGTCTTCGCCGTAATGTTGGCTACCAAGTCAGACTGGAGAGCGATCTGCCGCCTCGCGAGGGCGCCCTTCTCTTCTGCACTGTTGGGGTGCTGCTAAAGAAGCTGCAGTCAAACCCGGAGCTGAGGGGGGTGAGCCACGTGGTGGTGGATGAAGTCCACGAAAGAGACGTCAACACAGacttcctcctcatcctcctcaagCAGGTCTTAGATGTGAACCCCGACATCAAGATCATCCTGATGAGCGCCACCGGCGACAACGAGCGGATCTCCCGCTACTTCGAGGACTGCCCGATTGTGAGGGTGCCGGGGTTTATGTACCCTGTGAAGGAGCATTTCCTGGAGGACATCTTACCCATGCTGGGGCGGACGTTCTCCCAAAATTCACAG GCTCGTGAGGAATGTGTCCCAGACCTGGATCTGATCAGTGAGGTCATCCTTCATATTGATGAGTGCGGCCCCCCAG GGGGCATCCTCTGCTTCCTTCCCGGTTGGCAGGAGATCCGCAGCATTCAAGAGATTCTGCAGGAACATCTGTCCTACAGGAATGGACGGTATCTGATCCTACCAG TTCACTCCAACATCCCATTGTCGAACCAGCAGGCCATTTTCGAGCGGtcgcctcctggtgtccgaaaaATTGTCCTCGCTACAAACATTGCAGAAACGTCGGTCACCATCGATGATATTGTTCATGTGGTTGACACCGGAATGCACAAAGAACAGCGATACGACCTCCGGACAAAG GTTTCGTGTCTAGAAACCACTTGGGTGTCCAAATCCAATGTGACCCAGAGACGTGGCCGGGCCGGACGCTGCCAGCCAGGATTCTCCTTCCATCTCTTCACCCGTGAGCAGCACCAGGCCATGCCCACCTTTCAGGTGGCAGAGATCCTGCGGACTCCATTGGAGAACCTGGTGGTCCAGGCCAAGATTCACACCCCGGAGATGACG gcCGTAGAATTCCTGTCTCAAGCCCTGGAAAGTCCTGACCGCTGCGCCATCATGGACGCCGTGCAGCTCCTACAGGAGATCA AGGTCCTGGATCACAACGAAGAGCTGACCTTACTAGGCCAACGTGTATCCAGCATCTCCACCGACCCCAGCCTGGCGAAAGCCATCGTCCTGGCCTCCATATTCCGCTGCCTGCACCCCATGATGGTTATTGTGGCCTGTCTGACCAAGGAACCATTTCAAGGTGGAGTGATGAACAGGTCAGAGGTCAACCAG GTGAAGCAGAGGTTCAATGGGCAGTCGTGCAGTGACCACCTGGTGTACGCCCGAGTCTACCATGCCTGGAAGGAGGTCCTCGGTATGGGGAATGGCGCCAATCGGGACGACTTCATGGAAGATAACATGCTCTCCAGATCTGCCCTGCGCTTCATCCAAG GTCTTGTCAATCAGTTTTCCTCCAATGTGGAAGAAGCTTCCCTGGTGCATAAAGCGAATGAATGTGTGGACAGATTCGCTCTGTGCAACCAGCTGAGTGATGAGGACGAGCTGGTGAAGGGGGTTCTGCTGGCGGGACTGTACCCCAAACTTATACAG GTCAGACGTGGAAACGTGATCCGTGGAAAGTTCCGGCCCAATAACATCTGCTATAAGACAAAATCTGGACTTGTTCTACTACATAAAAGCACAGTGAACAG GGATGTAAAGAATTTCGGCATGCCCTGGCTCACCTACTTCCAGGCGGTGAAGTCTTCGGGGGCAGTGTTCGTACGGGACAGCTCCATGGTTCACCCCCTGGCCGTTCTCTTGCTGACTGATAGCCCGGCCACTGTAAGAG
- the DHX30 gene encoding ATP-dependent RNA helicase DHX30 isoform X1, whose amino-acid sequence MAAPSVVMPLLRRLCRVYGFPVRPLCSGRHRVLPLRAEEETQRPQPAGNMGADMNLLKRFPSPKNLLHSAICRALQTSDIRDQVSYIHSGSGRKNKVTLRLQWPKLIEVEGHGAKKIDAERQAAAMACEILQDFGLLRMGNLKERRDQWESLEAAPVSSRTRSQIHSVETRILPVESAIDDPEAIQAMRVFSNPKHLLTTVIQAAVSSNSKDYVRYQRMGGRVKTCRLTLQWPEPMIFIAKGHRWIEAERRAAALACQRLKDLGLLDTQNRPLSNVMYNKSSVQKFQEQQRQAKRFQVPDHLLQRIEHYLYEFPLEPSTGSRFDEDYNYSYNDSPYMDFSNMSSSFSDPITGRPYAPLSESEAFHISRSLEERWDRSVALQDLPADHHREDILSAIVNNQVVVIAGDTGCGKTTRIPRYILEDAILRGAGAHCNMLITQPRRISAVSVAHRVGQELGPSLRRNVGYQVRLESDLPPREGALLFCTVGVLLKKLQSNPELRGVSHVVVDEVHERDVNTDFLLILLKQVLDVNPDIKIILMSATGDNERISRYFEDCPIVRVPGFMYPVKEHFLEDILPMLGRTFSQNSQAREECVPDLDLISEVILHIDECGPPGGILCFLPGWQEIRSIQEILQEHLSYRNGRYLILPVHSNIPLSNQQAIFERSPPGVRKIVLATNIAETSVTIDDIVHVVDTGMHKEQRYDLRTKVSCLETTWVSKSNVTQRRGRAGRCQPGFSFHLFTREQHQAMPTFQVAEILRTPLENLVVQAKIHTPEMTAVEFLSQALESPDRCAIMDAVQLLQEIKVLDHNEELTLLGQRVSSISTDPSLAKAIVLASIFRCLHPMMVIVACLTKEPFQGGVMNRSEVNQVKQRFNGQSCSDHLVYARVYHAWKEVLGMGNGANRDDFMEDNMLSRSALRFIQGLVNQFSSNVEEASLVHKANECVDRFALCNQLSDEDELVKGVLLAGLYPKLIQVRRGNVIRGKFRPNNICYKTKSGLVLLHKSTVNRDVKNFGMPWLTYFQAVKSSGAVFVRDSSMVHPLAVLLLTDSPATVRENGEQMVVSLSDSDLLKLESDPRTITLLSDLRHALKRMVERNLQDQLPSLSEQEEAQYTQLLQILVALLNSTAHCFASPAEAEE is encoded by the exons ATGGCGGCGCCCTCGGTCGTCATGCCGCTGCTCAGGAGGCTGTGCCGGGTGTACGGGTTCCCCGTTCGGCCGCTCTGTTCCGGGAGACACCGAGTTCTTCCGTTGCGGGCAGAAGAGGAGACGCAGCGGCCGCAGCCTGCGGGGAACATGGGGGCCG ATATGAATCTTCTGAAACGATTCCCGAGTCCGAAGAACTTACTGCACTCTGCGATTTGCCGGGCGCTGCAGACGTCTGACATCCGCGACCAAGTCAGCTACATCCACAGCGGCAGCGGGCGGAAAAAC AAAGTCACCCTCCGCCTGCAATGGCCAAAACTCATCGAAGTAGAAGGACATGGAGCAAAGAAGATCGACGCAGAGCGCCAGGCGGCGGCCATGGCGTGTGAGATATTACAG GACTTTGGCTTGTTGCGGATGGGTAATCTAAAGGAGAGAAGAGATCAGTGGGAGAGTCTGGAAGCGGCACCGGTCTCCTCACGGACACGGAGCCAGATCCACAGCGTAGAGACCAG GATCCTCCCTGTGGAATCGGCCATTGACGATCCTGAAGCTATCCAGGCGATGCGTGTATTCTCCAATCCCAAACATCTGCTCACCACCGTCATCCAAGCGGCCGTCTCCTCCAACAGTAAG GATTACGTACGTTACCAGCGCATGGGAGGAAGAGTGAAGACGTGTCGGCTGACCCTGCAGTGGCCCGAACCTATGATCTTCATTGCCAAGGGTCATCGCTGGATTGAAGCAGAGAGAAGGGCTGCGGCCCTCGCCTGTCAGAGGCTGAAG GATCTCGGACTCCTGGACACTCAGAACCGGCCCCTTAGTAACGTCATGTACAACAAATCATCAGTGCAGAAATTTCAGGAACAGCAAAGACAAGCAAAGAGGTTCCAGGTCCCCGATCATCTGCTGCAGAGGATAGAGCATTATCTGTACGAG TTTCCCTTAGAGCCGAGCACCGGATCCCGTTTCGATGAGGATTACAATTACTCTTACAATGATTCCCCGTACATGGATTTCTCCAATATGTCCTCTTCTTTCTCTGACCCGATCACGGGCCGGCCGTACGCCCCGCTGTCTGAGTCTGAGGCGTTCCACATCAGCCGATCCCTGGAGGAAAGATGGGACCGCAGCGTGGCCTTACAGGATCTGCCCGCCGACCACCATCGTGAGGACATCCTGTCCGCCATTGTGAACAATCAAGTGGTGGTGATCGCTGGAGACACGGGATGTGGCAAGACCACGCGCATCCCTCGCTACATCCTGGAGGACGCCATCCTGAGGGGCGCCGGCGCCCACTGTAACATGTTAATCACCCAGCCCCGCAGGATCAGCGCCGTGTCCGTGGCTCACCGCGTGGGCCAGGAATTGGGGCCAAGTCTTCGCCGTAATGTTGGCTACCAAGTCAGACTGGAGAGCGATCTGCCGCCTCGCGAGGGCGCCCTTCTCTTCTGCACTGTTGGGGTGCTGCTAAAGAAGCTGCAGTCAAACCCGGAGCTGAGGGGGGTGAGCCACGTGGTGGTGGATGAAGTCCACGAAAGAGACGTCAACACAGacttcctcctcatcctcctcaagCAGGTCTTAGATGTGAACCCCGACATCAAGATCATCCTGATGAGCGCCACCGGCGACAACGAGCGGATCTCCCGCTACTTCGAGGACTGCCCGATTGTGAGGGTGCCGGGGTTTATGTACCCTGTGAAGGAGCATTTCCTGGAGGACATCTTACCCATGCTGGGGCGGACGTTCTCCCAAAATTCACAG GCTCGTGAGGAATGTGTCCCAGACCTGGATCTGATCAGTGAGGTCATCCTTCATATTGATGAGTGCGGCCCCCCAG GGGGCATCCTCTGCTTCCTTCCCGGTTGGCAGGAGATCCGCAGCATTCAAGAGATTCTGCAGGAACATCTGTCCTACAGGAATGGACGGTATCTGATCCTACCAG TTCACTCCAACATCCCATTGTCGAACCAGCAGGCCATTTTCGAGCGGtcgcctcctggtgtccgaaaaATTGTCCTCGCTACAAACATTGCAGAAACGTCGGTCACCATCGATGATATTGTTCATGTGGTTGACACCGGAATGCACAAAGAACAGCGATACGACCTCCGGACAAAG GTTTCGTGTCTAGAAACCACTTGGGTGTCCAAATCCAATGTGACCCAGAGACGTGGCCGGGCCGGACGCTGCCAGCCAGGATTCTCCTTCCATCTCTTCACCCGTGAGCAGCACCAGGCCATGCCCACCTTTCAGGTGGCAGAGATCCTGCGGACTCCATTGGAGAACCTGGTGGTCCAGGCCAAGATTCACACCCCGGAGATGACG gcCGTAGAATTCCTGTCTCAAGCCCTGGAAAGTCCTGACCGCTGCGCCATCATGGACGCCGTGCAGCTCCTACAGGAGATCA AGGTCCTGGATCACAACGAAGAGCTGACCTTACTAGGCCAACGTGTATCCAGCATCTCCACCGACCCCAGCCTGGCGAAAGCCATCGTCCTGGCCTCCATATTCCGCTGCCTGCACCCCATGATGGTTATTGTGGCCTGTCTGACCAAGGAACCATTTCAAGGTGGAGTGATGAACAGGTCAGAGGTCAACCAG GTGAAGCAGAGGTTCAATGGGCAGTCGTGCAGTGACCACCTGGTGTACGCCCGAGTCTACCATGCCTGGAAGGAGGTCCTCGGTATGGGGAATGGCGCCAATCGGGACGACTTCATGGAAGATAACATGCTCTCCAGATCTGCCCTGCGCTTCATCCAAG GTCTTGTCAATCAGTTTTCCTCCAATGTGGAAGAAGCTTCCCTGGTGCATAAAGCGAATGAATGTGTGGACAGATTCGCTCTGTGCAACCAGCTGAGTGATGAGGACGAGCTGGTGAAGGGGGTTCTGCTGGCGGGACTGTACCCCAAACTTATACAG GTCAGACGTGGAAACGTGATCCGTGGAAAGTTCCGGCCCAATAACATCTGCTATAAGACAAAATCTGGACTTGTTCTACTACATAAAAGCACAGTGAACAG GGATGTAAAGAATTTCGGCATGCCCTGGCTCACCTACTTCCAGGCGGTGAAGTCTTCGGGGGCAGTGTTCGTACGGGACAGCTCCATGGTTCACCCCCTGGCCGTTCTCTTGCTGACTGATAGCCCGGCCACTGTAAGAG
- the DHX30 gene encoding ATP-dependent RNA helicase DHX30 isoform X2, whose amino-acid sequence MNLLKRFPSPKNLLHSAICRALQTSDIRDQVSYIHSGSGRKNKVTLRLQWPKLIEVEGHGAKKIDAERQAAAMACEILQDFGLLRMGNLKERRDQWESLEAAPVSSRTRSQIHSVETRILPVESAIDDPEAIQAMRVFSNPKHLLTTVIQAAVSSNSKDYVRYQRMGGRVKTCRLTLQWPEPMIFIAKGHRWIEAERRAAALACQRLKDLGLLDTQNRPLSNVMYNKSSVQKFQEQQRQAKRFQVPDHLLQRIEHYLYEFPLEPSTGSRFDEDYNYSYNDSPYMDFSNMSSSFSDPITGRPYAPLSESEAFHISRSLEERWDRSVALQDLPADHHREDILSAIVNNQVVVIAGDTGCGKTTRIPRYILEDAILRGAGAHCNMLITQPRRISAVSVAHRVGQELGPSLRRNVGYQVRLESDLPPREGALLFCTVGVLLKKLQSNPELRGVSHVVVDEVHERDVNTDFLLILLKQVLDVNPDIKIILMSATGDNERISRYFEDCPIVRVPGFMYPVKEHFLEDILPMLGRTFSQNSQAREECVPDLDLISEVILHIDECGPPGGILCFLPGWQEIRSIQEILQEHLSYRNGRYLILPVHSNIPLSNQQAIFERSPPGVRKIVLATNIAETSVTIDDIVHVVDTGMHKEQRYDLRTKVSCLETTWVSKSNVTQRRGRAGRCQPGFSFHLFTREQHQAMPTFQVAEILRTPLENLVVQAKIHTPEMTAVEFLSQALESPDRCAIMDAVQLLQEIKVLDHNEELTLLGQRVSSISTDPSLAKAIVLASIFRCLHPMMVIVACLTKEPFQGGVMNRSEVNQVKQRFNGQSCSDHLVYARVYHAWKEVLGMGNGANRDDFMEDNMLSRSALRFIQGLVNQFSSNVEEASLVHKANECVDRFALCNQLSDEDELVKGVLLAGLYPKLIQVRRGNVIRGKFRPNNICYKTKSGLVLLHKSTVNRDVKNFGMPWLTYFQAVKSSGAVFVRDSSMVHPLAVLLLTDSPATVRENGEQMVVSLSDSDLLKLESDPRTITLLSDLRHALKRMVERNLQDQLPSLSEQEEAQYTQLLQILVALLNSTAHCFASPAEAEE is encoded by the exons ATGAATCTTCTGAAACGATTCCCGAGTCCGAAGAACTTACTGCACTCTGCGATTTGCCGGGCGCTGCAGACGTCTGACATCCGCGACCAAGTCAGCTACATCCACAGCGGCAGCGGGCGGAAAAAC AAAGTCACCCTCCGCCTGCAATGGCCAAAACTCATCGAAGTAGAAGGACATGGAGCAAAGAAGATCGACGCAGAGCGCCAGGCGGCGGCCATGGCGTGTGAGATATTACAG GACTTTGGCTTGTTGCGGATGGGTAATCTAAAGGAGAGAAGAGATCAGTGGGAGAGTCTGGAAGCGGCACCGGTCTCCTCACGGACACGGAGCCAGATCCACAGCGTAGAGACCAG GATCCTCCCTGTGGAATCGGCCATTGACGATCCTGAAGCTATCCAGGCGATGCGTGTATTCTCCAATCCCAAACATCTGCTCACCACCGTCATCCAAGCGGCCGTCTCCTCCAACAGTAAG GATTACGTACGTTACCAGCGCATGGGAGGAAGAGTGAAGACGTGTCGGCTGACCCTGCAGTGGCCCGAACCTATGATCTTCATTGCCAAGGGTCATCGCTGGATTGAAGCAGAGAGAAGGGCTGCGGCCCTCGCCTGTCAGAGGCTGAAG GATCTCGGACTCCTGGACACTCAGAACCGGCCCCTTAGTAACGTCATGTACAACAAATCATCAGTGCAGAAATTTCAGGAACAGCAAAGACAAGCAAAGAGGTTCCAGGTCCCCGATCATCTGCTGCAGAGGATAGAGCATTATCTGTACGAG TTTCCCTTAGAGCCGAGCACCGGATCCCGTTTCGATGAGGATTACAATTACTCTTACAATGATTCCCCGTACATGGATTTCTCCAATATGTCCTCTTCTTTCTCTGACCCGATCACGGGCCGGCCGTACGCCCCGCTGTCTGAGTCTGAGGCGTTCCACATCAGCCGATCCCTGGAGGAAAGATGGGACCGCAGCGTGGCCTTACAGGATCTGCCCGCCGACCACCATCGTGAGGACATCCTGTCCGCCATTGTGAACAATCAAGTGGTGGTGATCGCTGGAGACACGGGATGTGGCAAGACCACGCGCATCCCTCGCTACATCCTGGAGGACGCCATCCTGAGGGGCGCCGGCGCCCACTGTAACATGTTAATCACCCAGCCCCGCAGGATCAGCGCCGTGTCCGTGGCTCACCGCGTGGGCCAGGAATTGGGGCCAAGTCTTCGCCGTAATGTTGGCTACCAAGTCAGACTGGAGAGCGATCTGCCGCCTCGCGAGGGCGCCCTTCTCTTCTGCACTGTTGGGGTGCTGCTAAAGAAGCTGCAGTCAAACCCGGAGCTGAGGGGGGTGAGCCACGTGGTGGTGGATGAAGTCCACGAAAGAGACGTCAACACAGacttcctcctcatcctcctcaagCAGGTCTTAGATGTGAACCCCGACATCAAGATCATCCTGATGAGCGCCACCGGCGACAACGAGCGGATCTCCCGCTACTTCGAGGACTGCCCGATTGTGAGGGTGCCGGGGTTTATGTACCCTGTGAAGGAGCATTTCCTGGAGGACATCTTACCCATGCTGGGGCGGACGTTCTCCCAAAATTCACAG GCTCGTGAGGAATGTGTCCCAGACCTGGATCTGATCAGTGAGGTCATCCTTCATATTGATGAGTGCGGCCCCCCAG GGGGCATCCTCTGCTTCCTTCCCGGTTGGCAGGAGATCCGCAGCATTCAAGAGATTCTGCAGGAACATCTGTCCTACAGGAATGGACGGTATCTGATCCTACCAG TTCACTCCAACATCCCATTGTCGAACCAGCAGGCCATTTTCGAGCGGtcgcctcctggtgtccgaaaaATTGTCCTCGCTACAAACATTGCAGAAACGTCGGTCACCATCGATGATATTGTTCATGTGGTTGACACCGGAATGCACAAAGAACAGCGATACGACCTCCGGACAAAG GTTTCGTGTCTAGAAACCACTTGGGTGTCCAAATCCAATGTGACCCAGAGACGTGGCCGGGCCGGACGCTGCCAGCCAGGATTCTCCTTCCATCTCTTCACCCGTGAGCAGCACCAGGCCATGCCCACCTTTCAGGTGGCAGAGATCCTGCGGACTCCATTGGAGAACCTGGTGGTCCAGGCCAAGATTCACACCCCGGAGATGACG gcCGTAGAATTCCTGTCTCAAGCCCTGGAAAGTCCTGACCGCTGCGCCATCATGGACGCCGTGCAGCTCCTACAGGAGATCA AGGTCCTGGATCACAACGAAGAGCTGACCTTACTAGGCCAACGTGTATCCAGCATCTCCACCGACCCCAGCCTGGCGAAAGCCATCGTCCTGGCCTCCATATTCCGCTGCCTGCACCCCATGATGGTTATTGTGGCCTGTCTGACCAAGGAACCATTTCAAGGTGGAGTGATGAACAGGTCAGAGGTCAACCAG GTGAAGCAGAGGTTCAATGGGCAGTCGTGCAGTGACCACCTGGTGTACGCCCGAGTCTACCATGCCTGGAAGGAGGTCCTCGGTATGGGGAATGGCGCCAATCGGGACGACTTCATGGAAGATAACATGCTCTCCAGATCTGCCCTGCGCTTCATCCAAG GTCTTGTCAATCAGTTTTCCTCCAATGTGGAAGAAGCTTCCCTGGTGCATAAAGCGAATGAATGTGTGGACAGATTCGCTCTGTGCAACCAGCTGAGTGATGAGGACGAGCTGGTGAAGGGGGTTCTGCTGGCGGGACTGTACCCCAAACTTATACAG GTCAGACGTGGAAACGTGATCCGTGGAAAGTTCCGGCCCAATAACATCTGCTATAAGACAAAATCTGGACTTGTTCTACTACATAAAAGCACAGTGAACAG GGATGTAAAGAATTTCGGCATGCCCTGGCTCACCTACTTCCAGGCGGTGAAGTCTTCGGGGGCAGTGTTCGTACGGGACAGCTCCATGGTTCACCCCCTGGCCGTTCTCTTGCTGACTGATAGCCCGGCCACTGTAAGAG